CCCATCTGAGAGGACCGCGAAGTGCGAGAGGCCAAGATCCAGCCCCACCTCGGTCTCCAGCTCGGGGAGGATCACAGGTTCAGTGTCCACGACGAAGCTCAGGAAGTATCGGCCCGAAGAGTCCTTGACCACAGTCATGGACGTCGGGGGCGTCGGCAGACGTCGTGACCACTTCACCTTAAGCTTGCCGACCTTGGCCACGTACACCGTGCCGTCACCCTGGAGGGAAAAGGCATTGGTGTTGAGCCGGACCGACTGGCGGGCGTCCTTCTTCGACTTGAACCGGGGCGGCCCAACCTTGCGTCCCCGACGCGCGCCCTCGACCGAATCAAAGAAGTTCTTGTACGCGGTATCGAGATCGCGGAGGGACTGCTGGAGGACGACCGATGACACCTGCCCCAGCCACGCCCGTTCTTCGGTGCGCTTGGCCTGGGTGATGTGGACCTTGGAAAGCTCGGCTGACTTCACGTAGGGGAGCCCTGCCGCCTGCGCTTCCTTCCGCGCTCGCAGGCAGTCGTTCCACACCACGCGTGCACACCCGAACGCCTGGGCCAGCGCGGTGCGCTGGGTGGCATTGGGGTAAGCCCGATAGGAGTAGCGGAGCTGCACGACCGAGATCGTACGACGCTTGATCCCGCGATCGTCTACGTCAGCTTCGAAACCTGCCGAAAGAGTCGCACCTCTCGTCCAAATTCCCAGCAACTGACCACTCTGAGACCGAAGTTGACGGAATCTACCGGATGGGCTTCACCGTCGGTGAGCATTCCGCCGGCTGCGCGGTGGTGATCCTGCTGCGGCCGAAGGGGCTGCGGGTGGAGGTGAGCGACGGCTCCGCCTCTCCCCCGCGCCCGGCGGCCGACCCGGCGCCGCTGGCCGACGGCGGGCGGGGGCTGCTGCTGGTCGAGGCCGTCACCGACCGCTGGGGCACGTACGCGACCGCCACCGGCAAGACGGTGTGGTTCGAGTGCGACCACCCGGCCCGCCGCAGGTCACCGCGCGGGACCCGGCCATGGCGTCCTACCGGGCAGTAGGGCAGCATGGGCCGCCACCCGCCCCGTAGGGCCAGTACCGCACCACCACCTGGAGGAACACCATGGCCAGCCCCAAGCCGGAGACCCTCGCCGCCTTCGAGGCGGCCAAGGGGTTCATGCCCGTA
This is a stretch of genomic DNA from Streptomyces sp. NBC_00536. It encodes these proteins:
- a CDS encoding ATP-binding protein; translation: MGFTVGEHSAGCAVVILLRPKGLRVEVSDGSASPPRPAADPAPLADGGRGLLLVEAVTDRWGTYATATGKTVWFECDHPARRRSPRGTRPWRPTGQ